The DNA sequence CAGAAAGATGGGTATGACTAAAACCTGCTATGGTTGAATCTGGATAAAAATAACCCGCAATTCTATCCCAACCTGGTAGTCCGTTATCTGGACTTAATTGCACCATTCCAAAAGGCACAACAGCTCCTGGATACGTATTCCCAGGACCATCTGTTCCCGTAAAAGTGTTTACGTACTTTGTTAAACTTTCTTCTAAGTCTTCAGTTGATTTTGATATATTTTCTTCTTTACAAGATACAATTCCCAAACATAATATTAATAATAAACAGCTGTAGTTTCTCATTTGATTTTCTCTTAATTTATTTACTTTTTTTCTGAATAATTTACCCTGTGACAGTTATAATCTTGTGTATTTAATGTTACTAATATGGTATATGTATCTGCAAATTCATTATCGTTTTTCCAAGCTTTGTCCTATTTTTCAATCCATTTTTTAATGTCCTTTTCCCAATTCAAAAAAGAAATACCCTTTTCCATTAAATCCCATTTCTTTAATAACTCTGGATCGTTTTATTTAGATATGTGTGGTGTTTCAACAGGGCTATGTTATTTATATTGTTTTTTAAACTTCATTTTTACTTTTAAACTTAATTATTATCTAATGAATATTCAATTGGTAATATAGTCCCATCTTCTCGAAATAACATTTTTTCAAAACAAGCAGATCTTTTATGAAAAGAACCTTCGTTTATATCGCCTCGATGGTAAAATAAATACCATTCATTTTTAAATTCAATAGCTGAAGTATGATTAGGTGCATTTGGAGCATTTGGAGCTAATTCCCCTTTTAAAGTCGCATACTGAGGCAAAGGAGTATTTGCCATCCAGTATTTAGTAACGGGACCAACTCTAGCACTAAAATAGTATATGCCATTTCTTTTGAAAACATGAACAGCCTCACTTACCTTTTCTTTACTTAATTGAATCCAAGGTCCATCGAGTTCTATCATATTACTTTTTAGTTTAGCTCCCATTATATGAGCTCCTGGCTCCCCAATATTTACTTTATGATCATTCCCATATATATAAGCTTGCCCATCATCATCAACAAAAACAGTAGGATCAAATATTGTAGTTATTTTTTCAGTAACGGCTTCTTCCCAAGGCCCTATTGGTGTTTTACTTTTTGACACCCCAATATGGGTTTTATCAAATGGAAAATAAAAATAATACCAACCGTCCCTATAAGCTACATCGGGTGCATTCATTTGTCCATTTGCCCAACTATATTTTCTGGGTTCAAGAACTATTCCATGATTAATCCATTTTTTTAAATCCGCAGATTCTAAAACAACATAATCTTGCATAGTGGTATATGAAGTAGCATCTGGCAAATCTCTAGAACAGTAAACGTAAACCTTGTCATTAAACACCTCTGCTGCTGGGTCTGCGGCATATACAAATCCGGCATCATTCATATTTAAGATAGGATTTTGGGCATTTATGGTTTGTGTTATTAATACAAAAAACAATAATTTTATCTGTTTAAAATTAAATATATTTAAGAGTTGTTTCATTTTAATGTCATTTAAAATATATTAATTATTACTCTTTATTAGAAATCTCTCTCCTTATGTAATTCTTTTAATTCTTTGTTTTTTAATTATTAAAAACTTGTTATAGAACTATTTATTGTTTTCAATTCTTCCCCTTGCACAGCATATTTAACCTCAATAACCCTAGGGTTATCACTTGGTCTGTATTTAATTGTTATGGGATGCCAGCCTTGTTTTAACGCTACTTTACCATAACGTTTTCTTGGGCCATGCCAACCACTATTATCAACAATCATTTCATCTCCAATAAAAAAAGTATCTCCTCCATCAGAACGTGTTTCAAATTCATAAACAGCATCTTGTTCTGCTTTAAAATAACCTTGATAAACGATTGAAAAATTCTTTTGGTCTTTTAAATCACCCAAAGCTATACTATCTACTCGTGCAAAATTATCTGCTATCGGTATTTTAACATCTTCAACATTTTTGAATTTTCCTTTTACAACCCATTGTTTTAGGCCTTTTTCTTTTGGGTATACTTTTACTGGTTCCAAATAATTTTTATGAATGACTTTGGTGGATTTTAAATCATTAAATTTATCTCCACGATAGGCTCGTGCTTTAATTTCAACAGTATCACTCACCATAAATGGTGCTTCATATTTTAAACCTGTTTTTTTTGGCACACTACCATCAAGAGAATAATAAATTTCTACGCCTTCTAAAGGATAAGCTAAGTTTAGACTTACTAATGTTTGGTCTACAAACGCTATTTCTTTATCTAAACCTTCTACTATTGGAATGTAGTAGTAAATACCTAATTCATCCAATCTATTATATTGTATTTCTACTCTTTTGTTAAAAGCTTCAAAATTCTTATTTTCATTAGATGCCCATGCATTTTCTGCTAATGCCAACATTCTTGGAAATGCTTGATATTGTAAACGTTTAAAACTTGGAATCCACTCAGACCATAAATTTGCTTGAATCCCTAATACATTATTAGCCTCTTCAATGGTAAAATCCTCAGGTATAGGCTCATAATTATACACTCTCTCCAAAGTAGTACCTTCATTTAAATAATCAAAATAATAAGCAGCTGTAGTGGTAACCACAATATTATTACCATTGGCTGCTGCTATTTTTGGAGCATCTGGTGCCCAATTACGCCACCACATCACATTAGCATCTTTGGTTAATCCTCCTCTTACAATTTCATCCCAACCCAAAAACTCTTTTCCTTTAGATTGTAGAAATTGCTCAATATCCCTATTAAAATGTGATTGTAATTCATGTTCATCTTTCAAATTATTATCTTTAATTGCTTTTTGACAATGCGAACAAACTTCCCAAGAAGCAATATTTACCTCATCACCACCAATATGAATGTATTTCGCTGGAAACAGTTCTACCACTTCACTTAAAACATTTTTCATAAACTCATAGGTTGTTTCTTTTCCTAAACAGGTTGGGTAAGTAAATACGGTATCCCAACCCGACTCTTCATTACAAGATAAAAACGGATAATTATCAATGGCAGATTTAAAGTGGCCTGGCATATCTATTTCTGGAATAACTGTGATACATCGCTCATCTGCATAAGCTACAATTTCCTTAATTTGATCTTGGGTAAAAAAACCACCATATTTGCGTTCGCCATCAATGTCTGTAAATTTTGTTTCATCAATAGTGTAAAGTTTATTTTCTACAGCTCTTTCCATACAGATGGTATCTTGATTATTAGGAATTCGCCAAGCTCCTTTTTCTGTCAATAATGGGTATTTTTCAATTTCAATTCTCCAACCTTGGTCATCTGTTAAATGCATATGATACGTATTTAACTTATACAGTGCCATGTAATCTAAAAAGTCTTTTACTTCGTCAATATCAAAAAAGTGACGACTAAAATCCATATGCATACCACGCCATTCAAAACGAGGTTCGTCTTCAATATTAACAGCAGGTACAAACCAATCTCTATCAACAACATCTTTACTTTCTATTTCTACTGGTAAAAGTTGACGAATGGTTTGAACTGCATTAAAAAAACCACTTTCTTCTGAAGCTTTAATATTTATCGTTGTAGCATTTATATCTAATTTGTAAGCCCCTTCTTTTAATCCATCAATAGTTTCAAAAACAATAGCACTTTTAGTTATAGTATTTTGTAATTCCAAA is a window from the Pseudalgibacter alginicilyticus genome containing:
- a CDS encoding family 43 glycosylhydrolase, producing the protein MKQLLNIFNFKQIKLLFFVLITQTINAQNPILNMNDAGFVYAADPAAEVFNDKVYVYCSRDLPDATSYTTMQDYVVLESADLKKWINHGIVLEPRKYSWANGQMNAPDVAYRDGWYYFYFPFDKTHIGVSKSKTPIGPWEEAVTEKITTIFDPTVFVDDDGQAYIYGNDHKVNIGEPGAHIMGAKLKSNMIELDGPWIQLSKEKVSEAVHVFKRNGIYYFSARVGPVTKYWMANTPLPQYATLKGELAPNAPNAPNHTSAIEFKNEWYLFYHRGDINEGSFHKRSACFEKMLFREDGTILPIEYSLDNN
- a CDS encoding family 20 glycosylhydrolase, coding for MRKYTILMLLMVLFAACSQPKPTFKQEDISLIPKPVSFQLNEGLFEIEANTSIILKNDSQQKAANYLIGLFNKAAGFNLELQNTITKSAIVFETIDGLKEGAYKLDINATTINIKASEESGFFNAVQTIRQLLPVEIESKDVVDRDWFVPAVNIEDEPRFEWRGMHMDFSRHFFDIDEVKDFLDYMALYKLNTYHMHLTDDQGWRIEIEKYPLLTEKGAWRIPNNQDTICMERAVENKLYTIDETKFTDIDGERKYGGFFTQDQIKEIVAYADERCITVIPEIDMPGHFKSAIDNYPFLSCNEESGWDTVFTYPTCLGKETTYEFMKNVLSEVVELFPAKYIHIGGDEVNIASWEVCSHCQKAIKDNNLKDEHELQSHFNRDIEQFLQSKGKEFLGWDEIVRGGLTKDANVMWWRNWAPDAPKIAAANGNNIVVTTTAAYYFDYLNEGTTLERVYNYEPIPEDFTIEEANNVLGIQANLWSEWIPSFKRLQYQAFPRMLALAENAWASNENKNFEAFNKRVEIQYNRLDELGIYYYIPIVEGLDKEIAFVDQTLVSLNLAYPLEGVEIYYSLDGSVPKKTGLKYEAPFMVSDTVEIKARAYRGDKFNDLKSTKVIHKNYLEPVKVYPKEKGLKQWVVKGKFKNVEDVKIPIADNFARVDSIALGDLKDQKNFSIVYQGYFKAEQDAVYEFETRSDGGDTFFIGDEMIVDNSGWHGPRKRYGKVALKQGWHPITIKYRPSDNPRVIEVKYAVQGEELKTINSSITSF